TTGACGGAGGGGCTGACCAAGACCGAGCGACGCACGCTGCTGACGCTGTTGGCCAAGGTGTCCGACAACGGGCAGGCGCTGCTGACCGAATGGGACAAGAGGGCGTGAGATCGTCGCCGGTTCCTGCCCAGGAGCGGCGACTAGCCGGCGAGGCTGCTGATTCCTGCCGCGGCGCAGTCGTCGTCGTGACCGGGCGTCCCGCCACTGACGGCGATGGCGCCGAGGACGGTGCCGGCGCGGCGGATCAGCCGGGCACCGGCACCCACAAGGATGGGTTGTGGCGCGATCGGCTCGAGTTGGGCGAAGAATCCCGGGTTGTCGGTCTGCAGCTGTCGCAGCACGGTCCCGTCGCGCCGGAACAGCGCGGCCGTGGCCGCCTTGCTCTCCGCGATCCGGGCAGACAGCGGTGGCGCGCCCTCCATTCGGGACAGGTTCTGCAGTGCGCCCCCTTCGTCGACGACGGCGACCGTGACCTGCGCCCCGAGCTGCGTTGCCCGCTCGCGCACCGACGCGACAACGAGCTGGGCTTCTTCGAACGTGATCGGCACTGGATGCTCCTGCTTCGCTGGACCAGGACCGAGACGTTAGCTGGCTAATCATTAGCCGTCAAGCGACTTGCCTGAACTCGCGCTAGAGCGTGTGACCGACTGCTTCCGGGCATACCTGCCCGGAG
This genomic stretch from Jatrophihabitans cynanchi harbors:
- a CDS encoding GlcG/HbpS family heme-binding protein is translated as MPITFEEAQLVVASVRERATQLGAQVTVAVVDEGGALQNLSRMEGAPPLSARIAESKAATAALFRRDGTVLRQLQTDNPGFFAQLEPIAPQPILVGAGARLIRRAGTVLGAIAVSGGTPGHDDDCAAAGISSLAG